One Lysobacter enzymogenes DNA segment encodes these proteins:
- a CDS encoding alginate O-acetyltransferase AlgX-related protein: MSYNAETAGPLRSASRLKLRTALQFAFCAAIFAASLVPAVLTLRKQPPDVEKVQELRKLAEFPSAWEGGALAIDKNYVAVDRWFNDNLAYRSLMIRLKNQLDYSLFRSSSRVYFGKRREIYGRNLLDNELPAAERLFATDEAIEKTRNGVAAFDQRARAQGVTVIWIAPLQRAHFDQSRLPFFAPRLPQPSRFFAFYNRLKQTPQLQFVDLYALMRAEQSNFPLFFRQDFHWTDLSARLVAMDVVARIAKLEGSPKQWAYPLEVEETPYVGSDMRFAALLHAKPLVEPGVKKNWADFHVYNARSTAETGLEFDTDSLPGKGLLPNTCLFGNSFSDGMVRVGLGDHFESFTRFDRNGSVLQAPETARARGCKYLIIQLLDISPAWSVFAS; the protein is encoded by the coding sequence ATGTCGTACAACGCCGAAACCGCCGGCCCGCTGCGTTCGGCCTCCCGCCTCAAGCTTCGCACGGCGCTGCAGTTCGCGTTCTGCGCGGCGATCTTCGCCGCCAGCCTGGTCCCGGCCGTGCTGACCCTGCGCAAGCAGCCGCCGGATGTGGAGAAGGTGCAGGAACTGCGCAAGCTCGCCGAGTTCCCGAGCGCCTGGGAAGGCGGCGCGCTCGCGATCGACAAGAACTATGTCGCCGTCGACCGCTGGTTCAACGACAACCTCGCCTACCGCAGCCTGATGATCCGGCTGAAGAACCAGCTCGATTACTCGCTGTTCCGCTCCTCCAGCCGGGTCTACTTCGGCAAGCGCCGCGAAATCTACGGCCGCAACCTGCTCGACAACGAGCTGCCGGCGGCCGAGCGCCTGTTCGCCACCGACGAGGCGATCGAGAAGACCCGCAACGGCGTGGCCGCCTTCGACCAGCGCGCGCGCGCCCAGGGCGTCACCGTGATCTGGATCGCGCCGCTGCAGCGCGCGCACTTCGACCAGAGCCGGCTGCCGTTCTTCGCCCCGCGCCTGCCGCAGCCCTCGCGCTTCTTCGCGTTCTACAACCGGCTCAAGCAGACGCCGCAGCTGCAGTTCGTCGATCTCTACGCGCTGATGCGCGCCGAGCAGTCCAACTTCCCGCTGTTCTTCCGCCAGGATTTCCACTGGACCGACCTGAGCGCGCGGCTGGTGGCGATGGACGTGGTCGCGCGCATCGCCAAGCTGGAGGGTTCGCCCAAGCAATGGGCCTACCCGCTGGAAGTCGAGGAAACGCCGTACGTCGGCAGCGACATGCGCTTCGCCGCGCTGCTGCACGCCAAGCCGCTGGTGGAGCCCGGGGTCAAGAAGAACTGGGCCGACTTCCACGTCTACAACGCGCGCAGCACCGCCGAGACCGGGCTGGAGTTCGACACCGACAGCCTGCCGGGCAAGGGGCTGCTGCCCAACACCTGCCTGTTCGGCAACAGCTTCTCCGACGGCATGGTCCGGGTCGGCCTGGGCGACCACTTCGAATCCTTCACCCGTTTCGACCGCAACGGCTCGGTGCTGCAGGCGCCGGAAACGGCCCGCGCGCGCGGCTGCAAGTACCTGATCATCCAGCTGCTCGACATCTCTCCGGCGTGGTCGGTGTTCGCTTCGTAA
- a CDS encoding MBOAT family O-acyltransferase — MVFSSPAFLFVFFPLFFGLYFLLPRALRNAWILLSSVLFYALGAGPFTLLPLGLVAANWALSHLIERLRDRRIGALPADRLALWLGVAMNLIPLLLFKYLVFFAQIAADFLGPMAAFDPAKLGWILPLGISFYSFHFISYLVDVYQRHIPAERSVAKFAIYIFLFPHLVAGPIVRFAEIKSQLGIERRGLVGRDVYWGLLIFIVGLAKKILIADPLGSVVDVVHSGDLHLSTYSAWLAALCYSFQIYFDFSGYTDMAIGMARMMGFRFPQNFDRPYTSHSVTEFWRRWHMTLSRWFRDYLYIPLGGNRGSAQRTYFNLLVIFVLCGLWHGAAYTFLVWGLGHGLLLVLERAKLLRLQNLPAANLWVFALVTLLWVPFRSKDLATTGKLLKAMFGLEPSVPLWVEANRMLANPKILFLLALAALICLIGRPTFDKLRSFSFKTPALMPVYCAVLYFLACISVVESGFNPFIYFQF, encoded by the coding sequence ATGGTCTTCTCGTCTCCCGCTTTCCTGTTCGTTTTCTTCCCGCTGTTCTTCGGCTTGTATTTCCTGTTGCCGCGCGCGCTGCGCAACGCCTGGATCCTGCTGTCGAGCGTGCTGTTCTACGCGCTGGGCGCGGGCCCGTTCACGCTGCTGCCGCTGGGCCTGGTCGCCGCCAACTGGGCGCTGAGCCACCTGATCGAGCGCTTGCGCGATCGCCGCATCGGCGCGCTGCCGGCCGACCGGCTGGCGCTGTGGCTGGGCGTGGCGATGAACCTGATCCCGCTGCTGCTGTTCAAGTACCTGGTGTTCTTCGCCCAGATCGCCGCCGACTTCCTCGGCCCGATGGCCGCGTTCGATCCGGCCAAGCTCGGCTGGATCCTGCCGCTGGGCATCTCGTTCTACAGCTTCCACTTCATTTCCTACCTGGTCGACGTCTACCAGCGCCACATCCCGGCCGAGCGCAGCGTCGCCAAGTTCGCGATCTACATCTTCCTGTTCCCGCATCTGGTCGCCGGGCCGATCGTGCGCTTCGCCGAGATCAAGTCGCAGCTGGGCATCGAGCGCCGCGGCCTGGTCGGCCGCGACGTGTACTGGGGCCTGCTGATCTTCATCGTCGGCCTGGCCAAGAAGATCCTGATCGCCGACCCGCTGGGTTCGGTGGTCGACGTGGTCCACTCCGGCGACCTGCACCTGTCGACCTATTCGGCGTGGCTGGCCGCGCTGTGCTACTCCTTCCAGATCTACTTCGACTTCTCCGGCTACACCGACATGGCGATCGGCATGGCGCGGATGATGGGCTTCCGCTTCCCGCAGAACTTCGACCGCCCCTACACCTCGCACAGCGTGACCGAGTTCTGGCGGCGCTGGCACATGACCCTGTCGCGCTGGTTCCGCGACTACCTCTACATCCCGCTCGGCGGCAATCGCGGCAGCGCCCAGCGCACCTACTTCAACCTGCTGGTGATCTTCGTGCTGTGCGGCCTGTGGCACGGCGCGGCCTACACCTTCCTGGTCTGGGGCCTGGGCCACGGCCTGCTGCTGGTGCTGGAGCGCGCCAAGCTGCTGCGCCTGCAGAACCTGCCGGCGGCGAACCTGTGGGTGTTCGCGCTGGTGACCCTGTTGTGGGTGCCGTTCCGCTCCAAGGACCTGGCCACCACCGGCAAGCTGCTCAAGGCCATGTTCGGGCTGGAACCGTCGGTGCCGCTGTGGGTCGAGGCCAACCGGATGCTGGCCAATCCCAAGATCCTGTTCCTGCTGGCCCTGGCCGCGTTGATCTGCCTGATCGGCCGCCCGACCTTCGACAAGCTGCGCAGCTTCAGCTTCAAGACGCCGGCGCTGATGCCGGTCTACTGCGCGGTGTTGTACTTCCTGGCCTGCATCTCGGTGGTGGAAAGCGGGTTCAACCCGTTCATCTACTTCCAGTTCTGA
- a CDS encoding VOC family protein, whose protein sequence is MPVQVCPFLMFAGRCEAAMNLYVSLIPDSRILEVRRYGPGEQGPEGSVMVASFALGDLTVMCSDSPVEHAFDFTPSSSLFVTCESREQLDVLAQALGEGGKVLMPLDNYGFSQRFAWVQDRFGVSWQLNLD, encoded by the coding sequence ATGCCCGTCCAGGTCTGCCCGTTCCTGATGTTCGCCGGCCGATGCGAGGCCGCGATGAACCTCTATGTCTCGCTGATCCCCGACAGCCGCATTCTCGAGGTGCGCCGCTACGGCCCGGGCGAGCAGGGGCCCGAGGGCTCGGTGATGGTCGCCAGCTTCGCCCTCGGCGACCTGACCGTGATGTGCAGCGACAGCCCGGTCGAGCACGCCTTCGACTTCACTCCGTCGAGCTCGCTGTTCGTGACCTGCGAGTCGCGCGAACAGCTCGACGTCCTGGCGCAGGCGCTGGGCGAGGGCGGCAAGGTGCTGATGCCGCTGGACAATTACGGCTTCAGCCAGCGATTCGCCTGGGTACAGGACCGCTTCGGAGTGTCGTGGCAGCTCAACCTGGACTGA
- a CDS encoding cyclase family protein — MNVPRSLAAVALALALSPLASASAAEVGRSPWGADDQIGRLNLITEQSRAAVLGRLRGGKVYDLATEYFIGMPSWQAAGDPHYQFWMTHTPRGTRVDDPMQVGAAMNAHTSYTGSAFSMYSHTGTHIDALNHFGVGGRIWNGFEADRHLGDRGWNKAGIEKFPPLVARGVMLDIAAAKGVDMLPDQYRITRQDLREALDKQKTQLQRGDIVLIRTGRMKLFERADAYIAQPPGLGIDAARYLVEEAGAMVLGADNLSLETFPSEVQGEYVPLHTYLLAQHGVPIIELIALDELSRDRVYEFAFIGGPLKIRGGDAAPLRPIAIPLR; from the coding sequence ATGAACGTCCCCCGCAGCCTCGCCGCCGTCGCGCTGGCGCTGGCCCTGTCCCCGCTCGCGTCCGCCTCCGCCGCCGAAGTCGGCCGCAGCCCCTGGGGCGCCGACGACCAGATCGGCCGGCTCAACCTGATCACCGAACAGTCGCGCGCGGCCGTGCTCGGCCGCCTGCGCGGCGGCAAGGTCTACGATCTGGCCACCGAGTACTTCATCGGCATGCCGAGCTGGCAAGCGGCCGGCGATCCGCACTACCAGTTCTGGATGACCCACACCCCGCGCGGCACCCGGGTCGACGATCCGATGCAGGTCGGCGCAGCGATGAACGCCCACACCAGCTACACCGGCAGCGCGTTCTCGATGTACAGCCACACCGGCACCCATATCGACGCGCTCAACCACTTCGGCGTCGGCGGGCGGATCTGGAACGGTTTCGAAGCCGACCGGCACCTCGGCGACCGCGGCTGGAACAAGGCCGGGATCGAGAAATTCCCGCCGCTGGTCGCGCGCGGGGTGATGCTCGACATCGCCGCGGCCAAGGGCGTGGACATGCTGCCCGACCAGTACCGCATCACCCGCCAGGACCTGCGCGAAGCGCTGGACAAGCAGAAGACCCAGTTGCAGCGCGGCGACATCGTGCTGATCCGCACCGGCCGGATGAAGCTGTTCGAGCGAGCCGACGCCTATATCGCCCAGCCGCCGGGCCTGGGCATCGACGCGGCGCGCTATCTGGTCGAAGAAGCTGGGGCGATGGTGCTCGGCGCCGACAATCTGAGCCTGGAAACCTTCCCGTCGGAAGTGCAGGGCGAGTACGTGCCGCTGCACACCTACCTGCTGGCGCAGCACGGCGTGCCGATCATCGAGCTGATCGCGCTGGACGAACTTTCGCGCGACCGCGTCTACGAGTTCGCCTTCATCGGCGGGCCGCTGAAGATCCGCGGCGGCGACGCGGCGCCGTTGCGGCCGATCGCGATCCCGCTGCGCTGA